GCATAAGGCGAATTCACGAGCTCCGTTCAAAGATTTTTATCGAAGTCCCGATTTCTGAGGAATTAAGAGTCAGGAATCTTTGTGATGAAGGTCTGCTTTTAGATGTGTACATTTCGaaacttttaaaataaatcaCCTCAGTAATTACGAGTACTTGAGTTTAAAGTTAAGTCAGAATCAACAGATCGTTGGAGCCTATACTGGAAAGTCCTTACGGTAAGTACTTCCACAGACATCAGGAGTTTTGGAGACGAAAATTTGATCTCCAGAGTCACGAAGTTGCAAGTTTGACCGCAAATCGGCTTCTGAAAGTCAAACTTTAAACATCTAACTTCAAAAATTCATGCCACTCAGACATCACGAACTCGGAATCGGCGCTTGGAAACCTTATTTGAAAGCATGAAAAATCCGAATCTTGAAATGTCTGGAGTCCCggagaaaaatatttaaagtaAGAGCCGCCTTAAAGTATATTCCCAAGCTTCCAAGAGACCAGATGCTTAGACTTCACTAGTTCCAGATTTCAAAAGTAGGAAATCTACACTCTGGTTTAGGTAAAAAATTTATAATCAATTGAGTATCCGTTTCGCCAGACATCGGAGTTAGGCTTCTGGATGATCAGATTTCGAAGAGCTGAACATTGTAGATTTCGCGGTGAGAACGTTGCATTTCTATGCCTCTGACAATTTCTAATGTTTTACGATTCCGAATCCTCAATTCTTTGAATTCACGATATCTCAGGCCTAGATTATTAACCATCGATGATCTAGAATTTCTAAAGATCTGAACCGTCGCAGCCTACTGTTTTTATGCATTCAGAGCAGCTTAAAAGTGGATACAGTAACCGAAATTAcgtaattattatttttgtgtaGTTGATTGTGTGTCTAGTGTTAACTTCTTCTCGGCTTTGCAATGCTGTTTACCGCTCTATACCTTATCCTTCATTATGTTTGTCTCTCTATCAATATACAAGacgaagaaagaaaacaaaaaaacaatgaaacacataCCAATCGCTCCAAACTTCGTAGCGCGATGCATTCCAGATTGATTTGATGTTGTACAAGCTTACATTTTCTTCACATCCTCCGACAGTTCTCCGTCGAACATCTACTGTTGCAATTTGTAGATCGTGTACCGTCTGCGGTATAGTCCCTCATTATGTCAGTAGCACAGAAATAATTTCTCAATATTGTCTATTTCCCAATCGTATTAAATACCTTTCAGCAGTTTCTACCATATTTGGCACCCTACCGCATATCACGACGAATTCTTGTGCAACGGACTATCCATATTCGACCAACgattccttgattttttttcaatttcgacCATTCCTCTGttctgaaataaaaaatgaggCGTTTTATCTCAAAAAGGCTACCTACCGGTCAATCGGACAACCTCTTACTTGCTGCGTTCAAAGCGTATCCTTTGAAAACGGGTGATCTTCAACGTAACGAATAGCTTCGTCATTgattcatcaacacagaaatAATTTCTCAACAACGTCCATTTTTAAATCGCATTCAAGTTCTTTCAATGGTTTCCGCCAAAGAGTAGTTGTTGAAACATATCACGGAGAATGTTGCACCGTTTTTGGCTACTATTCCTACGATTTTCTTCGATTTTGACAATACCCTCGAtctgaaaaaagaaaaagaaagtaATTTGCTATGGAAGAGGCTACTTACCAGGTGAACGCATAATCACTTGCTCCTGTTCACATTTATACCGTCAATATGACGATTAGTTCTAGTTTCTTTCACGCGATTTTTTAAAGATGCTGCTGAAATGAAGAGTAAACGTAAAACAAAACAATGATTATCCTTGTGTATCGagtttgttggctattttcggcaaatttgagactaagagaaacgaaagcaatgaaattgaaagacggataggtattctagagcgaatcagttataaacttagaacggaaaactagaactaggcaggctcatatgggcatgatcgaaaggaaatgtgaagaattctttgccttctgcagagtaggagttgggcgttgcacccaagtctaccgcatggtctatggtagaacataactcatcatcatgttttaccgccgacgccggcttcggcggtaaaacatgatgacgccggcttcggcggtaaaacatgatgacgccggcttcggcggtaaaacatgatgatgagttatgttctaccatagaccatgcggtagacttgggtgcaacgcccaactcctactctgcagaaggcaaagaattcttcacatttcctttcgatcatgcccatatgagcctgcctagttctagttttccgttctaagtttataactgattcgctctagaatacctatccgtctttcaatttcattgctttcgtttctcttagtctcaaatttgccgaaaatagccaacaaaatcgatacagtagaaccttgcggcaattaaaacatagtaacaatgatTATCCTTATCTACGGGTGGTAATTTGCGGAGACCTCAACAATTGTAGTTGAAGAATGATTGCTGGAATATTTTTAGCTGTCTCATATTTTGAATCAATTTCTCTAATCAATTGGATACTACTGGGTAGCATTGGGAAGGTTGGAGTTTACAGATATCACAAATATCAAAAGCGCTTCCATTTTATCCAAAAACCATTTGACGTGAGCTTCAGTTTCCTAGATGTCTTAGAAGTAGATGTTTTCGAAACATCGATGATCTAGAACTTTTAAATCTTCAGAGACTTTCGCAACGTAAACCAGAGTAGGCAAACCTtaaaagtttcagtttcagAGAATCCTACTTTGAGAAACTATGGGAGTTCAGGGTCTCTGGTAGATGATTACATAGAGCTTCAAGAATTCCTTGAAAAACTTAGCTGTAAAATTTAACGAAATCAATTGTTCTGTTGAGAATACATGAAAAGAAAGATTAAAATGATAGGAGAAAACTTAAAATTCTTGGCTgaattaaaattcatttttgagtTCAACAAATTTTCATCTCTGGAGATATAGAATTTTGAATGATTGCGATTCATAATTTATGCGGTTTAATACTTCAAAAGTGCACATTCCTTTGCTTTGATGTGtgtctttgttttttcctttcttaatgatttttatgaacgtgtccactggacaacagacagagaaagaatgaccggaacggtgagaatgaagaaacggtgataattcacctttttattggaaacaccgagaaaagatatgtcctcaagcaggaatcgagcctgcgatctcccagcacccaactagagactgggacatcgcaggttcgattcctgcttgaggacatatcttttctcggtgtttccaataaaaaggtgaattttcaccgtttcttcattctcaccgttccggtcattctttctctgtccgTTTTCcggtggacacgttcataaaaactTCAATAGTGCTTCGGAGTGGAAAGTCTGAAAGGTTCCAGAATCAGTGCTCTTTTTGGAACTACCAAAACACACTGTCATTTTCAAGGCTACCAGAATCACTAAAACAGAATTGAATGTGATAATCTTAAATTATCCTCTCCTCTAACCCCACAGGTACACCGGCGTATCGGTGCTTGAGATGGACTTCGAACGTATCGACATCAACCAGTGCCCGCGAGGCGAAGGTAACAAGGGCAAGAACAAGTTCGCCGACACGGCCCGATGTAAGAAAGAAACAACCGAATGCGAACCGCTGGACGGCTGGGGTTTCCGGCGAGGAGGCTACCAGTGCCGCTGTAGACCCGGCTTTCGACTCCCATCGGTGGTACGACGTCCGTATTTGGGTGAAATTCTGGAGCGAGCTTCCGACGAACAGTACTACAATGGGTTCGATTGCAAAAAGATCGGTTGGATGCAAAAGATACCGATCCAGTGGTATCGGCTACCTCAGTACACTCGGGATAAGTACCTGAGCCATTACTATGAGTACAAGAACTTCACCAAGGGACCGACGGCGGTGCACTCGGAAAAGGTAAACGTCAACGAAGTGCTGAACTTTGTCCTGGGAGTCAACGAGAACACCTGCCAGAACTTCCACCCACAGGATCTGATACTGAACGGAGACGTTAGCTTCGGTGCAGATAAACAATTCATCAACGAAGCCAAGATGGCACTTCGTCTGGCGAACTTCATCAGTGCATTCCTGCAGGTGTCCGATCCACTCGAAGTGTACTCCGGCAAGCGAGTTGCCGATAAGCCGCTGACCGAGGATCAGATGATGGGTGAAACGTTGGCTCTGGTACTGGGTAATTCGAGGATCTGGACGGCTGCCACCTACTGGGAACGTAGCAAGTTCCCGAATCGCACCCTGTTCGCCCCATTCGCCTATAAAACGCAGAAGAACACCCGAAAGTTCAAACTGGAGGATGTAGCTCGAAACAACAAAACCGGACAGGACTACACCAATCTGCCTTACTTTAAACTTCTGAAGCAACGCTGGGCCGCTAACTTTGATTCGTTGGAGAAGAACTACATGAAGATGCGCATTCGGCACAACGAAACAGGGGAACACTTGCAGAAGTACGAACGCTTTCCGAACTTTTACCACGCCGCTACGCTGGATCACGGCTTCTGGACGACTCCGCAGTTCCACTGCAAGGGCTACGTGAAGAAGTGGCTCATAACCTACGCGGCGCCCTTCTTCGGCTGGGACAGCCTGAAGGTGAAGCTCGAGTTCAAGTAAGTAACCGTCCCCTTCTCCATGGTGCATTTCCTCTGCCCATCTTCTGTGGGCCGGTCTATTATTGTTGTTTTACTCGTCCGCGCGAAATGCAAAAATAACCGACAACCGATCCGAGAACTCGTtttaattgaatgcacttttgctcaccttttcttttattttctttttccaCAACCCGGCTCTTGCACGGTAAAACAGGGGAATCGTTGCAGTTTCAATGAATATGCTACAGCTGGATATCAACCAGTGTCCGGATGACTATTACGTACCGAATGCATTCAAGAATACCCACAAATGCGACGAAAAGAGTTCATACgtgagtagttttttttttgtttttctttcatttACGCAAATCCGTTGTTGATGTGTGTTTGCGTTGGGATCGAACTTGTGAAACGTCGACCGCAGGTCCTTTGGATGGGGTTTTGCGAATAATCGTGCTTTTATGTGTGTGCACGTGTGTATAAGAATATTTCCATTGTTCCTATCCTGTCCCTTGAGGActttttcaaatcaaaataaaactgCTTCTTGTAAAGTTTATATATTCCATTCACTATACGGCAATTTTGTGATGCACTTAAAATCAAATATTCTGCGCATAACAACATGTAGCCATTGCATTGTGGGAATTGAAGTTGTTACTTAGTTTGACAGATAAACGGTAAACATAGAATAGAGACGCTGTGAAGTGCAAGCGTTAAAAGAACTAGATAATAGGCTAGAAAAAATGTCAACCTAACGGCTTCCATTTTTCCCTCGCGTTTCCCGCAAAATATCTACTTTTGTTTCGAGGTTTTAGGAGATAATACTGTAGTTcgcaggtatctgctacgccgccatgaatTCTATGCCAACATCTAACACGTCGAgttagggtcgatccacaataaacagaatcaCTTTCATTcaacacatttttataataGTCGAGTTCatttaatttgttggtgcacAATGGTGTAAAGTTTAtgttattcaccgacatgtccaaaacaacacatttcttcaaTCAGCTATCtaatattttgaaactttttaacaaatgtctcAAAATTGAGTCATACCGTACAGTAcctgactagtgaaaatcgagcttcgaacaaaacaagcagaacaatttgaacccataatttgtgtgcccgctgagatgttgacttatgtcagtttaatacaaatgggataggggtgccatatacgtggtaGTTCGCATTTCAGTGATTAACACAGCCAAAAGAATGATTCAGTtgccttaaaatctaccaaataCTGTAAAAAAAACTGTGTATAGTTGAAATGGTGCATACAAATGAAGTGTCCGGAATTAAAACCGTAACAACAGAACATAATTTAGCAGTTACCTCGAATAATGAAGGAGCACATTTGGCTGTATACAATGAAACTCGATTGTACTCACGGGTGCATTAACCTGAAAGTTAAAAATACCCAATATTCAACAATAGTTCCTTAAGTGTCCGGAACTCAAATATGTGTTTTACCCCACCCCAAACGCTGAAAATCACAACACGCACTTCCATGGCAATCTGCGTGGCATGCTTTGTTCTCTCCCTAGCGATTTCACCACCAGAAAGCAAGCGAAAAAACTGCATCTGCATCCCCTGGGCAAAGGGAATACAACAGAAACCTCGGACCTTAGGACATTGACCCGGCGCGACTGCACCAACCACGCGATAATTTGAATTCCAAACTAATGTTTCCAACTTTTCTTCGCCCCGCAACGTTTTTTTCTTAGTGCGTCCCCATCCAGGGCCGTGAGTACGAGCTGGGCGGCTACAAGTGCGAGTGTCTGCAGGGTTTCGAGTACCCGTACGAGGATCCGATCACCTACTTCGACGGCCAGCTGGTCGAGGCCGAGTTCCTCAACATCGTCAACGACGACCAGAGCCGCTACGATACGTTCAAGTGCCGGCTGGCGGGAGCTACATCGCTGCGCGTCGGTTTCACCCTGCTCAGTGCGGTACTGCTGCTCGGTTGGGTACTGCTGCGACGGTGGAGTCGATAGAGGATTGCCGCCACAGCGCGGGAGTGTAATCGTACTTTCCGATGAGCCGACCGagcgaatatcgcatcgaaggAAATGATGTGCTTTCCgtcattttttaacaaaaaatattttacaatagGATTAATAGGTTTATAGACCTTCGCAGATATAAGTGCCTCAATTCAAGCAGTGGACCACACTCAGATAGTGATTAAGTTGAAAGGTTGAACATTCCGTCCGAAAAGAATAGATCTTGTATTAAGTAGCTATAATGAAGAAGTAACTCGATATTAATTGATATGAATCCCGAACCGTCCATCTATGAAGTGAACCTTAGACTAGCACAATAGTATATTGTTTTTAATAAACTTCAGATTTTATGTGCTGCCCATTATTAAATTACGTTGTTtcgaaaatatttc
This sequence is a window from Topomyia yanbarensis strain Yona2022 unplaced genomic scaffold, ASM3024719v1 HiC_scaffold_5, whole genome shotgun sequence. Protein-coding genes within it:
- the LOC131695713 gene encoding uncharacterized protein LOC131695713, coding for MAILWRCCALLALIIAVGVLAQYEWQPRDAFDEVKVKFDRATADNCPILHVADLFLPDDTVSHLPDIKEFNQNPIFPNRTALLLLHNMALTRGFYWSYILQSRFIRPAINDTYDPGMMYYFLSTVADVSANPSINASAIYFSPNSSFSSSYRGFFNKTFPRFAPRTIRLDDFNDPIHLHKISTMNTFDVRDLGAFSPEAISHDYTTDYYKINEWYKAWLPDIVEKRHDTKTTYQVEIRYANNTNETFTFHGPPGADEDPGPVKFTRPYFDCGRSNKWLVAAVVPIADIYPRHTQFRHIEYPRYTGVSVLEMDFERIDINQCPRGEGNKGKNKFADTARCKKETTECEPLDGWGFRRGGYQCRCRPGFRLPSVVRRPYLGEILERASDEQYYNGFDCKKIGWMQKIPIQWYRLPQYTRDKYLSHYYEYKNFTKGPTAVHSEKVNVNEVLNFVLGVNENTCQNFHPQDLILNGDVSFGADKQFINEAKMALRLANFISAFLQVSDPLEVYSGKRVADKPLTEDQMMGETLALVLGNSRIWTAATYWERSKFPNRTLFAPFAYKTQKNTRKFKLEDVARNNKTGQDYTNLPYFKLLKQRWAANFDSLEKNYMKMRIRHNETGEHLQKYERFPNFYHAATLDHGFWTTPQFHCKGYVKKWLITYAAPFFGWDSLKVKLEFKGIVAVSMNMLQLDINQCPDDYYVPNAFKNTHKCDEKSSYCVPIQGREYELGGYKCECLQGFEYPYEDPITYFDGQLVEAEFLNIVNDDQSRYDTFKCRLAGATSLRVGFTLLSAVLLLGWVLLRRWSR